One Ictalurus furcatus strain D&B chromosome 25, Billie_1.0, whole genome shotgun sequence DNA window includes the following coding sequences:
- the rasl11b gene encoding ras-like protein family member 11B, translating into MRLIQNMSTIAEYPNSECGSNRVIKLAVLGGSGVGKTALVVRFLTKRFIGDYERNAGSLYSREVQIDGEQVAIQVQDTPGVQVNTNGLSCTEHVRRSIQWADAVVMVYSVTDGHSFELISQLHQLVSHVYTDRPAPPIILLANKADMVHVRRVEAQQGPALALALGCSFYEVSASEDYSQVHGAFHRLCTELAKKQVLFNTNAASATNEKKKSPLIPRPKSPNMQDLKRRFKQVLSAKVRTVTSV; encoded by the exons ATGCGCCTAATCCAGAACATGTCTACTATAGCGGAGTACCCCAACTCGGAGTGCGGGTCCAACCGGGTCATAAAGCTGGCCGTGCTCGGGGGCAGCGGAGTGGGCAAAACAG CGCTAGTTGTTCGCTTCCTCACCAAGCGATTTATTGGTGACTACGAGAGAAATGCag GCAGCCTGTATTCCAGAGAAGTCCAAATCGACGGAGAACAAGTGGCTATTCAAGTGCAGGATACACCTGGAGTCCAG GTAAACACCAATGGCCTGAGCTGCACAGAACACGTGAGACGCTCCATCCAGTGGGCCGACGCCGTGGTCATGGTCTATTCTGTGACCGATGGTCACAGCTTCGAACTCATTAGTCAGCTCCATCAGCTTGTGAGTCATGTGTATACTGATAGACCGGCACCACCGATTATCCTGCTGGCCAATAAGGCGGACATGGTGCACGTGAGGCGGGTGGAGGCGCAGCAGGGCCCTGCGCTGGCCTTGGCACTCGGTTGTTCTTTCTATGAAGTGTCAGCCAGCGAAGACTACAGTCAGGTGCACGGAGCTTTCCACAGACTCTGCACAGAGCTTGCCAAAAAACAGGTGCTATTTAACACCAATGCAGCTTCAGCCACCAACGAGAAGAAAAAGTCACCTCTTATCCCCAGGCCCAAATCACCCAACATGCAGGACCTGAAAAGGCGCTTCAAGCAGGTGCTGTCGGCCAAAGTGCGCACGGTCACTTCTGTGTGA